In Candidatus Paceibacterota bacterium, one genomic interval encodes:
- a CDS encoding S8 family serine peptidase → MRSRPLLWLLLSMLCFAGAYYFWHLGNRRAANRATPPPAQPVPGATQAVTRGPALSPFQLLTQAGTLNSPPAAQPPTNNAARNTSHFALRLSNTAAPLDQLQRSDQAILLENALLDTTRATPSIPDHLRAQGDPGTYFVQARGPIDNTFRARLQAAGAVIVSYIPNNAFLVRGPASVAEQLKAAPETQAVLPYEPYYKLKPSLLKLAVAEDRLPDNSALNVLLFADARETTRAELEKMGARIVGDEERSPFGPVLRVFPPANKLSALARLPGVQEVEWALPRAPANDFSRVRIGVATDPVATNNYLGLSGSNVLVNINDSGVDASHPDLSPRVLGDTTNTLVDPDGHGTHVAGIIASSGGQSSGVTNASGPEGPYGGTNNQFRGKAPAARLFALPVAMSSRPSSDGATLSWPSDGYLQQTAARTNAFISNNSWNYVGPDSQSYDLHAASYDAAVRDALPTVTGSQPLLVVFPAGNNGGGNSEGTTGVGDTIQSPGTAKNVITVGAIELLRNITNRTWKCTTVDTNSNCTTNQPWLSVADANDEVAGFSGRGPVGRGVEGTSGRFKPDLVAPGTFVISTKSAQWDTNAYYNPTSHIIGIYPNLVVTTDMLWISSVSVPDNAVQLNLRVHPNTNSPDPFPNLPIYVKQSDIPTNGPGGYDAVGTNQISLPPDAALNPVNADWYFGIGNDTGEPVPFDLVTDVVVTNLLDNRLEVLAGMNDSLGPYYRYESGTSMAAADVSGTLALMQEFFEQRLGRTNSPALMKALLINGARSVGNLYDFEVGAAVNSQGWGLLNLPTTLPGSLTNSSAATNSLVMIDQSPADALATGQSRTYRISLSPEAQEQRLRVTLVWTDPPGNPVASTKLVNNLDLVVTNLDNTNLVYFGNDITTGHDYNEPWRTNTTPNIDTVNNVENVFLSPALGISNNYSITVTGRRVNVNAVTAQTNNVCQDYALVISSDDGLITNAIALNPSITLAFDNQPLITAISNSFANSPDFAGGMLFHQRVGANPQLLGTNTTIISNAANAVLTFGVTNQWHFYVITNDTSFTNAAFLTFLPANLADPRMGVFEPSAELATRPEADIDLYVAPPTVPNYFSLTNLDPAVVDAATKSLGRGGTETIVYSNATPGVYYIGVKSEDQQAAEYALVGVFSREPFGSSNTNGDLSLLGFPSFVAIPDGSPEGSTNVFVLAVAVQQIQVRRAIVTNIINHELTTDLLGNLSHGDDFAVLNNHTCVLAGDACQTWTTWIYDDSDENNVGPDPFLFNSHVQHTDGPGTLANFAGKEGQGQWMFSMVDNSLGHLGTNVGLRIFLERQPDLTGEGVTATIQGRSCRNDFIDVPANAVSLTITVAVVSATGPVDYTIELCPLSGGTCKSTEVTNTIGGAVTTDQTDVPPLRAGTYRVRVCNRTDTPITVNIRAAFGFSLLTLQPVATPDVKEPVPILDDAITDVFITNSFHRIVSTVDVGLLIQDPRISDLAITLISPSGTRVLLFENRGAGSTNGLGTFNLSTNYVMEPFYTNNFDLAPVGLYAPGGVFQGWNVLSNYVEVLDDFTYPWLSNHVLALFDGAVSNTLPTTNAILVTNSYPYTLSYRVNHLPWLKGMVAWWPLDFDGADIFGGFDGFLLGDVAFSTGNAGHFTDDFAGPLNTIWQPSLPAAGGGNDPLHETYVGAPSYSFTTIGTNTVIRLSNTFGPLQRRGWSSGTTFQGQDFRYEVRFNTLNQGPGSNIEGLIEIWVIDAANSNRFDTICLFVGSWGATRDLFAGSSIDGTHNHLLFNFQNDTWYRLVLSAAPYQGVRAALLNDAGTELAGFSFAHGASAFSSGFKLGLSQFVGIPGGSASVDVAVDWVRLTSGLSGEVNQAYIGDGVATRMVVPYCPELDLGIGRGLSIEGWINPFDIASPAPLVEWYDPAYPTNQSPLGVQFWLGLTNGPGSLSAIIWDTNSQPHVITTLPNVITNSGWQHVALTYDTNSNTAVLYTNGQSAATAQFSTNFVPRTAGDLYLGYDPTLKPTPIRYSDFSSTAGLNLVGSATQLGNVLRLTPAADTVSGQAWATIKQPCAAGFDTRFRFQYSNTGSRPGVTPGGEGITFAVQNVGPNTPLNFGGLQEGTNSVSVHFNAFWNWPSCTAGPGCDISGNSVGIVTNAGYVSQVDLNQLGINLKDGAVHQARISFNGATLSVWLDGVMVFTNVPVPMATAVDTAGNAWVGFTAGTGWAWEDHDILSWTFGGPTPGTSFGGGLDEFSVYERALSPCEVNAIYNAGGRGKYGTNVLVCPVVTEVTLSNTPAGIQVFTFTNGLAWATNGPHWETNTIAFSTSTNPTPIVVRGSNPYVSGDANAPDNLNAVVDDFVLSELVPQSFDGLLHFTENTNLATIPIKFAPAPFTATNFPPVLIFSNSFQNATAGVYQAGAIILGGTNSPEIGTRDWTVTTGAVTVVSNAFLDPLGTNWLAMATGAVQCLLPTSPGHRYQLSYNLRGPCAVGWWDGSVEPLSRRAQDILSGNNGAFINSATVSADGYVNDGNVSDTLFFPGIPWPPTNSPWYAFAPKVELGDPLNLHFTNSFTIEGWINPVPSHTNDIGVSTFQQIFFRGDSRDCLDPYYLAMQLDDTWEFNLVFHVESETSPGCGVSLVTTNHPIKTNTWQHIAAVFESNVQWTNNAPWPTNQMRLFVDGQLLTNVFLSDPVFGAIETSFTGESPFGNLDSSSQPGITIGNVSRYDNFEPFCGYLDELSVYARALTEPEIAAIAAARTAGKSDRSVPIGQSLAKLKVSVDGVEQDVVYGDNSQWRAHSVRFTALNTNAVLTLESLLPGTLVEGITLTELPPELYYLPEVSLAELAGEDAYGIWTLEIWDNRAGPDTNLAQLIEWQLNLGFAPSNPPPVITLTHGIAYTNTLPANGVQYFVVPVPQWALLATNILHFAAEARTVNPLPVTVLFNQTNFPTSADIPLIGPLVSTGLTTLADNTTPPLVIGQPYYLALTNPNPVGVTFALGVSFDIITLTNCQMLVSNVVGPAGIPRYFQFEVPADNTLPGALPPAVSFWLPGADCNLKVVLSEHLPLPDLNHFDYISQQPCTNDQIIMLVTNTTPFPIQTNRWYVGVFNTSATNVAFSVQACSATNYPTIIPLTNGIPFVVPTAASAFAAPPGPPQWVFFDLGISNATSGVLFELYNLSGDADLVLERTVPPTMAPYFEGSFFSGRAPEQIVVRTDPAIPADATVSDLRGHWYLGVYNKEDINVAYTIRAVLLDRNGLLPSAQPLQVTLTTLAPPHGLLVSWNSVVGERYIVQYTPSIATPVMWTNIGTITATTTFTTFEVRPVPAGGFYRVVQVFAFQPRLYIQIWPTNLVRISWSTVFPGYTLQYKPALTGGPWANVPFPPATGVFTIGDEYVVYDPIGSSPRYYRLIK, encoded by the coding sequence ATGCGTTCGCGACCTCTACTCTGGCTGCTGCTGAGCATGCTGTGCTTCGCCGGCGCCTATTACTTCTGGCACCTGGGCAACCGGCGGGCCGCCAACCGCGCCACGCCTCCTCCCGCTCAACCCGTGCCAGGCGCCACGCAGGCCGTCACGCGCGGCCCGGCCCTCTCCCCCTTCCAACTCCTGACCCAGGCCGGCACGCTCAACTCGCCGCCGGCCGCCCAACCGCCCACCAACAATGCCGCCCGCAACACGAGCCACTTCGCCCTTCGCCTCAGCAACACCGCCGCTCCTTTGGATCAGTTGCAGCGCAGCGACCAGGCCATCCTGCTCGAAAACGCGCTGCTCGACACCACCCGGGCCACCCCGTCCATTCCCGACCATCTGCGCGCCCAGGGCGATCCTGGCACCTATTTCGTCCAGGCGCGCGGGCCGATTGACAACACCTTCCGCGCCCGGCTGCAAGCCGCCGGGGCGGTCATTGTCTCCTATATTCCAAACAACGCGTTTCTCGTGCGTGGCCCCGCCTCCGTGGCGGAGCAGTTGAAAGCCGCCCCGGAGACCCAGGCGGTCCTGCCTTACGAACCCTATTACAAACTCAAGCCCTCGCTGCTTAAGCTGGCGGTGGCGGAGGATCGCTTGCCGGACAACAGCGCGCTCAACGTGCTGCTCTTTGCCGATGCGCGCGAGACGACCCGGGCCGAGTTGGAGAAGATGGGCGCCCGGATCGTCGGCGACGAAGAGCGCTCGCCTTTTGGGCCTGTGCTCCGGGTGTTCCCTCCGGCGAACAAGCTGTCCGCGCTCGCCCGCCTGCCCGGCGTTCAGGAGGTGGAATGGGCGCTGCCGCGCGCCCCGGCCAACGACTTCAGCCGTGTGCGGATAGGCGTCGCCACCGACCCGGTTGCCACGAACAATTACCTCGGGCTGAGCGGTTCCAACGTGCTGGTGAACATCAACGACTCTGGCGTGGATGCCAGCCACCCGGATTTGAGCCCGCGCGTCCTGGGCGATACCACTAACACTCTGGTTGACCCCGACGGCCACGGCACGCATGTGGCCGGCATTATCGCCAGCAGCGGCGGCCAATCCTCCGGCGTTACCAACGCCTCGGGTCCCGAAGGTCCGTACGGCGGCACCAATAACCAGTTTCGCGGCAAGGCCCCCGCCGCCCGGCTCTTCGCCCTGCCTGTTGCGATGTCCAGCAGGCCGTCCAGCGACGGCGCGACCCTGTCGTGGCCCTCCGATGGCTACTTGCAGCAAACCGCCGCGCGGACTAACGCCTTTATCTCCAACAACAGTTGGAACTATGTCGGCCCGGACTCCCAATCCTACGACCTTCATGCCGCCAGCTACGATGCCGCGGTCCGCGACGCCCTGCCCACGGTGACGGGCTCTCAACCGCTGCTGGTGGTGTTCCCGGCCGGCAACAACGGCGGCGGCAACTCGGAAGGCACCACCGGCGTTGGAGACACGATCCAGTCGCCCGGCACCGCCAAGAACGTTATCACCGTTGGGGCCATCGAGCTGCTCCGGAATATCACCAACAGGACCTGGAAATGCACGACCGTCGACACGAACTCCAACTGCACCACCAATCAACCATGGTTGTCCGTGGCCGATGCCAATGACGAGGTCGCCGGCTTCTCCGGCCGCGGCCCGGTCGGGCGGGGCGTCGAAGGGACCTCCGGCCGGTTTAAGCCCGACCTCGTCGCCCCGGGCACCTTTGTCATTTCCACCAAGTCCGCGCAGTGGGACACCAACGCCTATTACAATCCCACCAGTCATATTATCGGCATCTACCCGAACCTGGTAGTGACCACCGACATGCTGTGGATCAGTTCAGTCTCTGTTCCCGACAATGCCGTCCAGCTTAACCTGCGTGTCCACCCAAACACCAATTCGCCGGACCCGTTCCCGAACCTGCCCATCTATGTCAAACAGTCGGACATCCCCACCAACGGCCCGGGCGGGTATGATGCCGTAGGCACCAACCAAATCTCCCTGCCTCCGGACGCCGCCTTAAACCCTGTCAACGCTGACTGGTACTTCGGCATCGGCAATGACACCGGGGAGCCTGTTCCCTTTGATTTGGTGACCGATGTTGTGGTGACCAACTTGTTGGACAACCGCCTCGAGGTATTGGCCGGGATGAACGACTCGCTAGGGCCTTACTATCGCTACGAATCCGGCACGAGCATGGCGGCGGCCGATGTCTCCGGCACCCTGGCCCTGATGCAGGAGTTCTTCGAGCAGCGGCTGGGCCGCACCAACAGCCCGGCGCTCATGAAGGCCCTGTTGATTAACGGCGCCCGCTCGGTCGGCAACCTCTACGACTTCGAGGTCGGAGCCGCCGTCAATTCCCAGGGCTGGGGCCTGCTCAACCTCCCCACCACCCTGCCGGGTTCCCTGACCAACAGCAGCGCCGCCACCAACTCGCTGGTCATGATTGACCAAAGTCCGGCTGATGCGCTGGCCACCGGCCAAAGCCGCACCTACAGAATCTCTCTCTCCCCGGAAGCCCAGGAGCAGCGCCTGCGCGTCACCCTGGTCTGGACCGATCCGCCGGGCAATCCCGTTGCCAGCACCAAGCTTGTCAACAATCTGGACCTGGTTGTCACCAACCTCGACAACACGAACCTGGTTTACTTCGGCAACGACATCACCACCGGCCACGATTACAACGAGCCCTGGCGCACCAACACGACCCCCAACATTGACACGGTGAACAACGTCGAGAATGTGTTCCTCTCCCCCGCTCTCGGCATCAGCAACAACTACTCCATTACCGTTACGGGCCGCCGCGTGAACGTCAACGCCGTCACGGCCCAGACCAACAACGTCTGCCAGGACTACGCCCTGGTCATCTCCAGCGACGATGGGCTGATCACGAATGCCATCGCTTTGAATCCCAGCATCACGCTGGCCTTCGACAATCAGCCCCTGATCACGGCGATCAGCAACAGCTTCGCCAATTCCCCGGACTTTGCCGGCGGCATGCTCTTTCATCAGCGCGTCGGCGCCAACCCGCAGTTGCTGGGCACCAACACCACTATCATCAGCAACGCCGCCAATGCCGTCCTCACGTTCGGGGTGACCAACCAATGGCATTTCTACGTTATCACCAACGACACTTCGTTCACCAACGCCGCCTTCCTCACTTTCCTGCCCGCCAACCTGGCGGATCCGCGCATGGGCGTGTTCGAACCCAGCGCGGAGCTAGCCACCCGCCCGGAGGCCGACATTGACCTGTATGTCGCGCCACCGACAGTTCCCAACTATTTCTCGCTGACGAACCTGGACCCGGCCGTCGTGGACGCCGCCACCAAATCGCTGGGCCGCGGCGGCACGGAGACAATCGTGTATTCCAATGCCACGCCCGGCGTCTATTACATCGGCGTCAAGTCCGAAGACCAGCAGGCCGCCGAATACGCGCTGGTGGGCGTTTTCAGCCGCGAGCCGTTCGGCAGCAGCAATACCAACGGCGATCTCTCGCTGCTCGGTTTCCCATCGTTTGTGGCAATCCCGGACGGGTCGCCCGAAGGTTCCACGAATGTGTTTGTGCTCGCCGTCGCCGTCCAGCAAATCCAGGTCCGCCGCGCTATCGTCACGAATATCATCAACCACGAATTGACCACCGACCTGCTCGGCAACCTCAGTCACGGGGACGATTTCGCCGTCCTTAACAACCATACTTGCGTGCTCGCCGGCGATGCCTGCCAGACCTGGACCACGTGGATTTACGACGACAGCGACGAAAATAATGTTGGTCCCGACCCGTTCCTGTTCAACTCCCATGTCCAGCATACCGATGGACCCGGGACCCTGGCGAATTTCGCCGGCAAAGAAGGGCAGGGACAATGGATGTTCTCCATGGTGGACAATTCCCTCGGCCATCTCGGCACCAATGTCGGCCTCAGGATCTTCCTCGAGCGCCAGCCTGACCTCACCGGCGAGGGCGTCACCGCCACGATTCAGGGTCGATCCTGCCGCAATGATTTCATTGACGTGCCCGCGAACGCAGTCAGCCTGACCATTACCGTCGCGGTTGTTTCCGCCACCGGACCCGTTGACTACACCATTGAACTTTGCCCGCTGAGCGGGGGGACTTGCAAGAGCACCGAGGTCACCAACACAATTGGCGGAGCAGTCACCACGGACCAGACGGATGTCCCGCCGCTGCGGGCCGGCACGTACCGGGTGCGCGTCTGCAACCGGACCGACACGCCCATCACGGTTAATATCCGCGCCGCCTTTGGCTTCTCCCTGCTCACGCTCCAGCCGGTCGCCACCCCCGACGTCAAGGAACCAGTGCCGATCCTCGACGACGCGATCACCGACGTCTTCATCACGAACAGCTTCCACCGGATCGTCTCCACAGTGGACGTCGGCTTGCTCATCCAGGATCCGCGCATCTCGGATCTGGCCATCACCCTCATCAGCCCCAGCGGCACCCGGGTTCTGCTCTTCGAGAATCGGGGCGCCGGCTCCACCAACGGCCTGGGCACCTTCAACCTCAGCACCAACTACGTGATGGAGCCGTTTTACACCAACAACTTCGACCTTGCCCCGGTCGGCCTCTACGCCCCCGGCGGGGTGTTCCAGGGCTGGAATGTGCTCAGCAACTACGTCGAGGTCCTGGACGACTTCACCTACCCGTGGCTCAGCAACCACGTCCTGGCCCTGTTCGACGGCGCGGTGTCCAACACCCTGCCCACGACCAACGCGATTCTGGTCACTAACTCGTATCCCTATACCCTCTCCTACCGGGTCAATCACCTGCCTTGGCTCAAAGGCATGGTCGCCTGGTGGCCGCTGGACTTTGACGGGGCGGACATCTTTGGCGGTTTCGATGGATTTTTGTTGGGCGACGTTGCCTTCTCCACCGGCAATGCGGGGCACTTCACGGATGACTTTGCCGGGCCGCTAAATACGATATGGCAGCCTTCCTTGCCGGCGGCTGGCGGTGGGAATGACCCTCTGCATGAGACCTACGTGGGAGCGCCGAGCTACAGCTTTACCACCATCGGCACCAATACCGTTATACGGCTGTCGAATACGTTCGGCCCTCTGCAGCGGCGTGGCTGGAGTTCAGGCACAACCTTCCAGGGGCAGGATTTCCGCTACGAGGTGCGCTTCAATACACTTAATCAGGGCCCCGGTAGCAACATAGAAGGATTGATCGAAATCTGGGTCATAGATGCGGCCAATTCGAACCGGTTCGACACCATCTGCCTCTTTGTGGGGTCCTGGGGGGCGACCCGTGACTTGTTCGCAGGCAGCAGTATTGATGGTACTCATAACCACCTCCTTTTCAACTTCCAGAATGATACCTGGTATCGGCTGGTACTGTCGGCTGCGCCTTACCAGGGCGTACGCGCTGCGCTGCTGAATGACGCTGGAACGGAGTTGGCCGGGTTCTCTTTCGCCCACGGGGCTTCGGCCTTCTCCTCTGGTTTCAAGCTCGGTCTTTCCCAGTTCGTGGGGATCCCTGGCGGGTCGGCGTCGGTGGATGTGGCGGTGGATTGGGTCCGGCTGACCAGCGGGCTGTCCGGCGAAGTCAATCAGGCTTACATTGGCGACGGCGTTGCCACCCGAATGGTCGTCCCCTACTGCCCGGAACTCGACTTGGGTATCGGTCGCGGATTGAGCATCGAAGGATGGATCAACCCGTTCGACATTGCCAGCCCGGCCCCGCTGGTGGAATGGTATGACCCGGCATATCCCACCAACCAGTCTCCGCTTGGCGTCCAGTTCTGGTTGGGGTTGACGAACGGGCCTGGCTCGCTCAGCGCCATCATTTGGGACACCAACTCCCAGCCGCATGTCATTACCACCTTGCCGAATGTGATCACCAACTCCGGCTGGCAGCACGTCGCCCTCACTTACGATACCAACAGTAACACGGCGGTTCTCTACACGAACGGGCAAAGCGCCGCGACGGCGCAATTCTCCACCAATTTCGTGCCGCGCACCGCTGGCGATCTCTATCTCGGCTACGACCCGACCTTGAAGCCGACGCCCATCAGATACAGCGACTTCAGTTCGACCGCCGGGCTGAATCTGGTCGGTAGTGCCACACAGTTGGGGAATGTGCTGCGGCTCACCCCGGCGGCAGACACAGTGTCCGGGCAGGCGTGGGCGACAATTAAACAACCCTGCGCTGCTGGCTTCGACACGCGGTTTCGGTTCCAGTACAGCAATACTGGCAGCCGCCCTGGGGTTACTCCCGGAGGAGAGGGGATAACGTTCGCCGTCCAGAACGTGGGGCCTAACACCCCACTTAACTTCGGCGGGTTGCAGGAGGGGACAAACAGCGTTAGCGTCCATTTCAACGCGTTTTGGAACTGGCCATCGTGCACTGCTGGCCCAGGTTGTGACATCAGTGGCAACTCCGTGGGGATAGTGACCAACGCTGGATATGTTAGCCAAGTGGACCTGAACCAACTAGGCATCAACCTGAAAGATGGAGCCGTACACCAGGCTCGGATCTCTTTCAACGGCGCGACGCTCTCGGTCTGGCTGGACGGGGTAATGGTGTTTACAAATGTTCCGGTGCCTATGGCAACGGCGGTAGATACGGCTGGCAACGCCTGGGTTGGATTCACCGCCGGGACCGGTTGGGCGTGGGAAGACCACGACATCCTGAGTTGGACCTTTGGCGGCCCGACGCCGGGAACCTCCTTTGGCGGCGGTCTGGATGAATTCAGCGTCTATGAGCGCGCCCTTTCGCCGTGCGAGGTCAATGCCATCTACAACGCCGGAGGTCGCGGCAAATACGGCACCAACGTCCTCGTCTGCCCTGTCGTTACCGAAGTCACCCTGTCCAATACCCCGGCCGGCATACAAGTCTTCACCTTCACCAATGGCCTCGCTTGGGCCACCAACGGACCCCATTGGGAGACCAACACGATTGCGTTCTCCACCTCCACCAATCCAACTCCCATTGTCGTGCGCGGCTCGAATCCCTACGTCTCTGGCGACGCCAATGCCCCCGACAATCTCAACGCCGTGGTAGATGATTTCGTCCTGTCGGAACTGGTCCCGCAGTCCTTCGACGGGCTGCTGCACTTCACCGAGAATACCAACCTCGCGACCATCCCGATCAAGTTTGCCCCGGCCCCCTTTACCGCCACCAACTTCCCGCCGGTCCTCATTTTCTCCAACAGTTTCCAGAATGCCACCGCCGGCGTTTACCAGGCTGGCGCCATCATCCTGGGAGGCACCAACAGCCCCGAGATCGGGACTCGGGACTGGACTGTCACCACCGGAGCGGTCACGGTCGTCAGCAACGCCTTCCTCGACCCGCTGGGAACGAACTGGCTGGCCATGGCCACCGGCGCCGTTCAGTGCCTCCTGCCGACCAGCCCCGGCCACCGCTACCAGCTCAGTTACAACCTCCGCGGCCCGTGCGCGGTCGGCTGGTGGGACGGCAGCGTGGAACCGCTCAGCCGGCGCGCCCAGGACATCCTTAGCGGCAATAACGGCGCGTTTATTAATTCCGCCACTGTCTCCGCCGACGGATACGTCAATGACGGCAATGTGTCCGATACTCTTTTCTTCCCCGGTATTCCCTGGCCGCCCACCAATTCCCCCTGGTATGCCTTTGCCCCCAAAGTTGAGCTGGGCGACCCGCTCAACCTCCATTTCACCAACTCGTTCACCATCGAGGGCTGGATAAACCCCGTCCCTTCGCACACAAACGACATCGGGGTTTCCACCTTCCAGCAAATATTCTTCCGTGGCGACTCAAGGGACTGCCTGGATCCGTATTACCTGGCTATGCAGCTTGATGACACCTGGGAATTCAATCTGGTATTCCATGTTGAAAGCGAGACTAGCCCGGGCTGCGGGGTATCGCTGGTCACGACGAATCACCCTATTAAAACCAATACCTGGCAACATATCGCCGCCGTCTTCGAATCCAATGTGCAGTGGACCAATAACGCGCCCTGGCCCACCAACCAGATGCGTCTTTTCGTGGATGGGCAGCTCCTGACCAACGTCTTCCTCTCAGACCCTGTGTTCGGGGCGATCGAGACATCTTTCACCGGGGAAAGCCCCTTCGGCAACCTCGACTCGTCCTCTCAACCCGGCATTACGATTGGCAACGTCAGCCGCTACGACAATTTCGAGCCCTTCTGCGGTTACCTGGATGAGCTATCGGTTTATGCCCGCGCCCTGACCGAGCCCGAGATCGCCGCCATTGCCGCCGCCCGCACCGCCGGCAAGTCCGATCGCTCCGTGCCCATTGGCCAAAGCCTGGCCAAGCTTAAGGTCTCCGTGGATGGCGTTGAACAGGACGTTGTTTACGGTGATAACTCGCAGTGGCGCGCGCATAGCGTGCGGTTCACCGCCCTGAATACCAACGCGGTCCTAACTCTCGAGAGCCTCCTGCCCGGCACCCTCGTGGAAGGCATTACCCTCACCGAACTGCCGCCGGAGCTCTATTATCTCCCCGAAGTCTCTCTGGCGGAATTGGCAGGCGAAGATGCTTATGGCATCTGGACGCTCGAAATCTGGGACAACCGGGCCGGCCCGGACACCAACCTCGCCCAGTTGATCGAGTGGCAACTTAACCTCGGGTTCGCCCCCAGCAACCCGCCGCCGGTCATTACCCTCACTCACGGCATCGCTTACACCAATACCCTTCCGGCCAATGGCGTCCAGTACTTCGTGGTTCCGGTGCCGCAGTGGGCGCTGCTGGCCACCAACATCCTTCACTTCGCTGCCGAGGCCCGCACCGTCAATCCCTTGCCGGTCACCGTCCTGTTCAACCAGACGAATTTCCCCACATCGGCGGACATCCCGCTGATCGGCCCGCTGGTCTCGACCGGACTGACTACCCTCGCCGACAACACCACGCCGCCGCTGGTTATCGGCCAACCCTACTATCTGGCTCTCACCAATCCCAATCCTGTCGGCGTCACTTTTGCTCTGGGGGTCTCGTTCGACATCATCACCCTCACCAACTGCCAGATGCTCGTCTCCAACGTCGTTGGTCCGGCGGGAATTCCGCGCTACTTCCAATTCGAGGTGCCAGCTGACAACACGCTTCCCGGCGCCCTGCCACCAGCGGTCTCTTTCTGGCTTCCCGGCGCCGACTGCAACCTCAAGGTCGTCTTGAGCGAGCACTTGCCGCTGCCCGACCTGAATCACTTTGACTATATCAGTCAGCAGCCCTGCACCAACGACCAGATCATCATGCTGGTCACCAACACCACCCCGTTCCCGATTCAGACCAACCGCTGGTACGTGGGTGTCTTCAACACCTCTGCTACGAACGTTGCTTTCTCTGTCCAGGCCTGCTCCGCCACCAACTACCCCACGATTATCCCGCTCACCAACGGCATCCCCTTCGTCGTGCCGACTGCGGCCAGCGCTTTCGCCGCGCCGCCCGGACCGCCCCAGTGGGTCTTCTTCGATCTCGGCATCAGCAATGCGACGTCCGGAGTTCTGTTCGAACTCTACAACCTGTCTGGCGACGCCGACCTGGTGCTGGAAAGGACGGTGCCGCCAACCATGGCGCCGTACTTCGAAGGCAGCTTCTTCTCTGGCCGCGCTCCCGAGCAAATCGTCGTCCGCACAGACCCAGCCATCCCTGCAGACGCGACCGTCTCCGACCTGCGCGGGCATTGGTATCTGGGAGTATACAACAAGGAGGACATTAACGTGGCCTATACCATCCGGGCCGTTCTCCTTGATCGCAACGGCCTGCTCCCCAGCGCTCAACCGCTGCAAGTCACGCTTACCACGCTGGCGCCTCCGCACGGTTTGCTCGTGAGCTGGAACTCTGTCGTGGGCGAGCGTTACATCGTCCAATATACGCCTAGCATTGCGACGCCCGTTATGTGGACCAATATCGGCACGATCACCGCCACCACGACCTTTACCACCTTCGAAGTCAGGCCTGTCCCGGCCGGAGGCTTCTACCGTGTCGTACAGGTCTTTGCTTTCCAGCCGAGGCTTTACATCCAGATCTGGCCCACCAACCTGGTTCGCATCTCCTGGTCAACCGTCTTCCCTGGTTACACCCTCCAGTACAAACCGGCGCTGACTGGTGGTCCCTGGGCTAACGTCCCATTCCCGCCCGCAACCGGTGTGTTCACCATTGGCGACGAGTACGTCGTCTATGATCCCATCGGCTCCAGCCCGCGGTACTACCGGCTGATAAAGTAG
- a CDS encoding prepilin-type N-terminal cleavage/methylation domain-containing protein, whose amino-acid sequence MKLPLTTAHGPRTTGHATKGFTLVEILVTVSLLAFIILGLYATFSQVQRAFRMSMSQVDKLEAGRAVTEMLPRDFEQAAPSDHNAVNYAALVIPNSAPLTQPLPGTTLLRTNLLQDCFVLLRQNQTWTGVGYCVRTNDANGRLWLPECGPGQLGVGSLYRYCASTNVLRSDGLPADPSQLYLRFRDACASGSVASLDISNRVCDGVIHFHLRGFATNGFPIVYGSWSGTNVACFRRDAITTPAFFTIIQQATTLLNDDYPDNLAGCYFWSNAVPAALELELGILDQHTWDRYSSMPTAAARLAYLQRSDVSGRIHLFRQRIPIRNVDPSVYQ is encoded by the coding sequence GTGAAACTACCCCTGACTACCGCTCACGGACCGCGGACCACCGGCCACGCGACGAAGGGCTTCACCCTCGTTGAAATCCTGGTCACGGTCTCCCTGCTGGCTTTCATCATCCTGGGCCTCTACGCCACATTCTCCCAGGTGCAGCGCGCCTTCCGCATGAGCATGAGCCAGGTGGACAAGCTGGAGGCGGGCCGGGCCGTCACCGAAATGCTGCCGCGCGACTTCGAGCAGGCCGCCCCGTCGGACCACAACGCAGTCAATTACGCGGCGCTGGTGATTCCCAACTCCGCCCCCTTGACCCAGCCGCTGCCCGGCACCACTCTCCTGCGCACCAACCTTTTGCAGGATTGCTTCGTGTTGCTGCGCCAAAACCAGACCTGGACCGGGGTCGGCTATTGCGTCCGCACCAACGACGCCAACGGTCGCCTCTGGCTGCCGGAATGCGGGCCCGGCCAGTTGGGCGTGGGCTCCCTCTACCGCTACTGCGCCTCGACCAATGTGCTGCGGTCCGACGGGCTTCCCGCCGATCCCAGCCAGCTCTACTTGCGCTTCCGCGATGCCTGCGCCTCGGGTTCCGTCGCCTCGCTCGATATCTCCAACCGGGTCTGCGACGGCGTCATTCACTTCCACCTCCGCGGCTTTGCGACGAATGGCTTCCCCATTGTCTATGGCTCCTGGTCCGGCACCAATGTGGCGTGTTTCCGGCGCGACGCCATCACCACGCCCGCCTTTTTTACCATCATTCAGCAAGCCACGACACTGCTCAACGACGATTACCCGGACAACCTGGCGGGCTGCTATTTCTGGAGCAACGCGGTTCCGGCCGCGCTGGAGCTGGAGCTGGGCATCCTTGATCAGCACACCTGGGATCGCTACAGCTCGATGCCCACCGCCGCCGCCCGCCTGGCCTATCTCCAGCGCTCGGATGTCAGCGGCCGCATCCACCTCTTTCGCCAGCGCATTCCCATCCGTAACGTAGATCCCTCGGTTTACCAATGA